A single region of the Mugil cephalus isolate CIBA_MC_2020 chromosome 4, CIBA_Mcephalus_1.1, whole genome shotgun sequence genome encodes:
- the LOC125006155 gene encoding protein unc-119 homolog B-like, giving the protein MSGAKARSDAPVAENVSGSTAAAPPPPPVPRDRKPGGGVLRRLKSRRSQVESRPVSEEDLRTQSGHITPEDVLGLRVATRGYLCKPEDNIYNIDFVRFKIRDLEKDTVLFEIAKPPHADDDEEIREGDAAAGRFVRYQFTPAFLHLRTVGATVEFTVGSRPLNNFRMIERHYFRDHLLKSFDFDFGFCIPNSHNTCEHIYEFPQLSESLVRQMVECPYETRSDSFYFVENRLVMHNKADYAYNGGQ; this is encoded by the exons ATGAGCGGAGCCAAAGCCCGCAGCGACGCGCCTGTTGCTGAAAACGTCTCCGGCTCAACGGCTGCggctcctccgcctccccctgTTCCCCGGGACCGCAAGCCCGGCGGAGGGGTCCTGAGGAGGCTGAAGTCCAGGAGGAGCCAGGTGGAGAGCAGGCCCGTCTCCGAGGAGGACCTGCGGACGCAGAGCGGTCACATCACTCCGGAGGACGTGTTAGGACTGCGCGTAGCTACGCGAG GGTACCTCTGTAAACCCGAGGACAATATCTACAACATCGATTTTGTGCGCTTCAAGATCAGAGACCTGGAGAAAGACACCGTCCTGTTCGAGATCGCCAAACCACCACACGCAG ATGATGACGAGGAGATCCGCGAGGGAGACGCCGCGGCGGGGCGGTTTGTGCGCTACCAGTTCACCCCGGCCTTCCTGCACCTGAGGACCGTGGGAGCTAC GGTGGAATTCACGGTCGGGAGCCGGCCCCTAAACAATTTCCGCATGATCGAGAGGCACTACTTCCGCGACCACCTCCTAAAGAGCTTTGACTTCGACTTCGGCTTCTGTATCCCGAACAGCCACAACACCTGTGAGCACATCTACGAGTTCCCTCAGCTGTCTGAGAGCCTCG TCCGTCAGATGGTGGAGTGTCCTTACGAGACCCGGTCAGACAGCTTCTACTTCGTGGAGAACAGACTGGTCATGCACAACAAGGCGGACTATGCTTATAACGGAGGGCAGTGA
- the LOC125006579 gene encoding RNA-binding protein Musashi homolog 1-like, with translation MDTEGSQSSLSSGTDNSPHDPCKMFIGGLSWQTTQEGLKEYFCKFGEVKECMVMRDPVTKRSRGFGFVTYAEQAGVEKVLAQNRHELDSKTIDPKVAFPRRAQPKLVTRTKKIFVGGLSVNTTIEDVKQYFDQFGKVDDAMLMFDKTTNRHRGFGFVTFENEDVVEKVCEIHFHEINNKMVECKKAQPKEVMTPTGSARGRSRVMPYGMDAFMLGIGMLGYPGFQTTTYTSRSYSGIAPGYTYQFPEFHLERTPLLTSSHPPELTAIPLTAYGPMAAAAAAAVVRGSTPSRTAGFLGTSSPGPMADLYAAANQDSGVSSYISAASPAPSTGFGHGLGGPLIATAFTNGYH, from the exons ATGGATACGGAAGGGAGCCAGAGCAGCCTGTCCTCCGGCACGGACAACTCCCCCCACGACCCCTG CAAAATGTTCATCGGGGGTCTGAGTTGGCAGACAACACAAG AGGGCTTGAAGGAGTACTTCTGCAAATTTGGCGAGGTGAAGGAGTGCATGGTGATGCGGGATCCCGTTACCAAGCGGTCGAG GGGGTTCGGCTTTGTAACTTACGCGGAGCAGGCCGGCGTGGAGAAGGTTTTGGCGCAAAACAGACACGAGCTGGATTCCAAGACG ATCGATCCAAAGGTGGCGTTCCCCCGCCGGGCTCAGCCCAAA CTGGTGACCAGGACAAAGAAGATCTTTGTCGGAGGACTGTCAGTCAATACCACCATCGAAGATGTGAAGCAATACTTTGACCAGTTTGGAAAG GTCGATGATGCCATGCTTATGTTCGACAAAACAACCAACAGACACAGAG GTTTCGGCTTTGTTACCTTCGAGAACGAAGACGTGGTGGAGAAAGTGTGTGAGATCCACTTCCACGAGATCAACAACAAAATG GTGGAGTGCAAGAAAGCCCAGCCCAAGGAGGTGATGACGCCGACGGGCTCAGCCAGAGGCCGTTCCAGGGTGATGCCCTACGGGATGGACGCCTTCATGCTGGGCATCGGCATGTTAG GTTACCCAGGTTTCCAGACTACTACCTACACCAGCCGCAGTTACTCTGGAATTGCGCCTGGTTACACTTACCAGTTCCCAG AATTCCATTTAGAGAGGACCCCCCTCCTGACTTCATCCCACCCCCCTGAGCTGACAG CCATTCCCCTGACTGCATATGGACCAAtggcagcagccgcagcagcagcagtagttagag GCTCCACCCCTTCACGCACAGCTGGCTTCCTGGGCACCAGCAGCCCCGGACCAATGGCTGACCTGTATgctgcagccaatcaggacTCAGGAGTCAGCAGCTACATCAGTGCCGCAAGCCCCGCCCCCAGCACAGGGTTCGGCCACGGTCTCGGG GGTCCTCTGATTGCTACTGCGTTCACTAATGGCTACCACTGA